In Aptenodytes patagonicus chromosome 6, bAptPat1.pri.cur, whole genome shotgun sequence, one genomic interval encodes:
- the GYPC gene encoding glycophorin-C yields the protein MSYQNNTTSQPHGDTESPTAGADVAVIGGVIAAVVFVLICLLVVMVRYMYRHKGTYHTNEAKGTEFAESADAALKNDPALQEAVDESKKEYFI from the exons ATGAGTTACCAAAACAATACGACATCTCAACCAC ATGGAGACACCGAGAGCCCCACAGCTGGAGCAGATGTGGCTGTTATTGGAG GTGTGATTGCTGCAGTGGTATTTGTCCTCATTTGCCTGCTGGTGGTGATGGTCCGGTACATGTACAGGCATAAGGGCACCTACCACACCAATGAGGCAAAAGGAACTGAGTTTGCTGAAAGCGCAGatgctgctttgaaaaatgacCCCGCTCTCCAGGAAGCAGTGGATGAGAgcaaaaaggaatatttcatctGA